In Nitrospira defluvii, the genomic stretch TTGGCCCAATTACCCGAGTTTGGAAAGTCCTGTCGGACATAGGTCATGTTCTGCAATTGATTCCAATTGGCCCGCTCCATCGCCTGACGGAATTGGCTACGCTCCTCTGCCGACCAGAAGTTCTCAATCACCAGCACCGGCGTCTTGTGAAACGAGAACGCCTCCAGCCCACCCGACAACTGTGATGATCCGACTTGTCCAGATACGATCTTCATGCCATTCCCTTGGTACCGGCAGAGCCGGTTCAACTATTCACCCACGCGCACCAATGAACCCCGTTCTTTACACACATTGAAGGTATGATGAAACCAAAGAATGACGGCCCCGAGATAGAACAGATTCAGGCCGCTCGCCAAGCTGAGACTGGTCAGCGGCGCCACGTGCGTCGCGAGCAGACCCCGCATGCCTTCAAAGACATGTGCGGCCGGGTTCATCCAGGCCACACCCCTCAACCACACCGGCAACACATCCATCGGATAAAACACGCAGGAGATCGGTTGAAAGAGGAAAACCATGCTCCACGCCAACACCTCCGCCTCCTGCCCGAAACGCATGATCAGTGAGGTCGTGAAGACCCCGATAATCCATCCCGTCAAGACCAGATTCATGATGAATGGCATCAACCAAATTCCAATGATGAAGACATTGTAGCCGTAAAACAACCAGGCACAGAGGGACATGACCATCGACACCGCGGTCACCTTGAATAGACTCATGACCATGGTCGCGGCCAGAAACTCGCTGGGGGTGAGGGGACTGGCAAAGAGATTCATCAAATTGCGGGCCCACAGTTCTTCGAGAAATGAAATCGTAATGCCCTGCTGCGACCGAAACAATACGTCCCACAGAATGAGTGCTCCGAGCAGAAACGTCACCACGGCCGGCATCTGCCCTTGAAAGGTCGCGAGGTAGACCGTAATGAATCCCCAGACCACCAAATCCAAAAACGGCCAGTAGATAATCTCCATCACTCGCGGCAAGCTGCGCCGATACAGATAGAGATGGCGAACGACGAGGGCGGCGATGCGATGGTAGGTCATCGGTAGCTAGGGTTTCCCTTCGCAAGGCTTCTCGTGACACGACTGCTCAAAACAGGGTTTCTGCTGACAGGGGTGTTCCTCAACCGGCTGCTCATGACAATGTCCGCACCCGCCGGCCTCTTCCTGATGCGGGCCGAGGAGTTGCTGGAACATCAACACACTTCCCTCAACAAACGCCGGGCCGATCCGCCGTCCATCCTCCAAACGGCAAGCCGCCGCCACGAGCAAGGCCATCGGAAATCCAGCCAGCCCCAGATGCAAGGCCGAACTACCCAGCCGTGCGGCATCGATCGCCCAGAACACCCCGGTTAACGACAACGCGGCAATCGTCGTGCTGCTGACACTGCTCATGAAGATGGCCCACCCCGAAGTCCCCCGAGCCAGCCCAATGGCGCCTACGACAAACCAGAGGAGCCCCCATGCGAACATCAATCCGAGTCCGCCCATGAGAAGGCCCACGCCGAACGACACCCCTGTATCAACCATGACTGCGCTTACTCCCTGTTCACGTCGACCTCGCCCGATCTCCGACTACTGTTCGCGGGCAAGTTTGAGAAATACCTCTTCCAGGTCCGATTGTCCGAACCGGGCCACAATATCCCTGGCCTTGCCCTCCGCAACGATTTTCCCCCGCTGCAAAAAAATAATACGATCTGACATCTCTTCCATCTCTCGCATGTTGTGCGAAGTATAGAGAATGCTGAGCCCGGTGGCCTGCCGCTCCTCCAGCAGAACTTCCCGGATCTTGTGCGCAACATCCGGGTCCAGACTCGCCGTCGGTTCATCGAGGAACAAGACCTTGGGCTTGGTCAATAACGCCTTCGCCAACGTCAACCGCGTCATTTGTCCGGACGAGAGTTTGCGGGTCAGCTTATGCCGCCACTCGTTCATGTCTAGCTTTTGTATCATATCGTCGACGAGGCCGGCGACATCAGGCAAGCCATACAGCCGGCCGATGACGCGAAGGTTTTCCTCCACCGTCAGGGAATAGGGCAGCGAGATGTAGGTGGAGGAGAAATTGACCTGCTGCAGAATCGCCTCTCGATGCGACTGCAAGTCGAGGCCGAACATCTTGATCGAGCCCGATGTGGGCGTCACAAGCCCCAACATCATTTGAAAGGTCGTGGTTTTCCCCGCACCATTCGGCCCCAACAACCCGAGAATCTCGCCGTGTCCGATCTCGAATGAAATGCCGTCCACCGCGGTAAAGGCGCCGAACTGTTTGCGAAGATTACGTACTTCGACCACCGAGACTGACATGGCGCAGATGGGTCCGTGGGTTAAAAGGACAGGAATTCCGTGAGCTTCTCAGGCAGATGGCACGTCTCGCACTTTCGGCTCAGTACGCGACCTTCGTATTCGGTCTTGTTGTCGTGACAACGGAAGCAGTCCGCCTGAGCCCGTTTATGCAACACCGAGCCTTCAGGATGTTCCGGCTTCCAAGGCCGACTGTCTGCCGACACATGCCCGCGCGGGATCACGATCGGATACCCCTTGATGGGTTTCTCATGCACCACCGCTCCATGACAGGTCGTACATCCCTCACCCTGCTTGCGCTGGTCGAAGGCCGCCATATGCTTGCGGTGACTCATGATCAGCCCGACATCGTTGACCGGAGCCGGCAGATCACGCGTCGCAATCTCCGACACACGCAGGATGTTACGGTGGCACCCGAGACAGACCGCGGAATCGATATGCGCCTGCAAATTATGCGGTTCCGTCGGTGTCCCGAAGAGATAAATAGCGACATCTCTCGTGCCGTGCCAGGCCTTATCCTGCAACCAGCCGACAACTCCAGGCCGGACGTGGCAGGCGACACACTCCACCTCTTTATGGGAAGACTGCAGCCAACGTTCGTAGGCGGGCTGAATGGTATGGCAGCTGGCGCAGAACTTCGGATGGTTGGTCAGCGGAACCGCAACTCCCCCTATAGCCAATGCGCCGGCCAAGATCGCTCCGAACACAATGGCAGGGGTCTTACGCATCATCCCGTCGAGGTTTGGGAAAATGCCGGATGATCAATTCCGCCACTCCGGTCACGTCATCGGGATCAAGCAAGGGCACCGACGTCTCAACCGGCTTGTTGGAAACGATAGCCAACAGGCCGTCCTGCGAAACGGGGACTTCTCCGATCTGATCACGGACCACCACGATCTTCGGATAACCCTCGCTGCGCCACCCCTCGGCCAAAATCAAATCGTAAGAAGCGTCCAGGTAATGTTCGCGCACATCCTCGACATTCATGTGATCCGAGACATCGGCAAACATGGCCAGGCTGCTCTTGGAAATGATCACGACACTGCTCGCACCGGCCTGTTTGTGCCGCCAGCTGTCTTTGCCTTCCGTGTCCAGATCAAATCCATGGCCGGCATGTTTCACGGTCGCCACCTTATATCCCGCCCGCACCAACAGCGGGATCACGCGCTCGATGAGCGTCGTCTTCCCGCTGTTCGACCGGCCGACAAAAGACAGGATAGGTACCGACATCACCGTGTTCCTTTCGCGGCTCAACAGCAGGAGGGACGATGGCCCGTGGTAGGAGCCGGAGCAGCCTGTTCCAACCAGGCCGAACCACTGAGAAGCTGCACCGTCACTGAATCACCGGGATGTATGCGTTCCACGTCGACGGGAATATCGATCAGGCAGTTGGCTTTGACCATCGAGGTGAGAATCCCGGATCCCTGATCACC encodes the following:
- the mobB gene encoding molybdopterin-guanine dinucleotide biosynthesis protein B, yielding MSVPILSFVGRSNSGKTTLIERVIPLLVRAGYKVATVKHAGHGFDLDTEGKDSWRHKQAGASSVVIISKSSLAMFADVSDHMNVEDVREHYLDASYDLILAEGWRSEGYPKIVVVRDQIGEVPVSQDGLLAIVSNKPVETSVPLLDPDDVTGVAELIIRHFPKPRRDDA
- a CDS encoding ABC transporter ATP-binding protein, translated to MSVSVVEVRNLRKQFGAFTAVDGISFEIGHGEILGLLGPNGAGKTTTFQMMLGLVTPTSGSIKMFGLDLQSHREAILQQVNFSSTYISLPYSLTVEENLRVIGRLYGLPDVAGLVDDMIQKLDMNEWRHKLTRKLSSGQMTRLTLAKALLTKPKVLFLDEPTASLDPDVAHKIREVLLEERQATGLSILYTSHNMREMEEMSDRIIFLQRGKIVAEGKARDIVARFGQSDLEEVFLKLAREQ
- a CDS encoding ABC transporter permease → MTYHRIAALVVRHLYLYRRSLPRVMEIIYWPFLDLVVWGFITVYLATFQGQMPAVVTFLLGALILWDVLFRSQQGITISFLEELWARNLMNLFASPLTPSEFLAATMVMSLFKVTAVSMVMSLCAWLFYGYNVFIIGIWLMPFIMNLVLTGWIIGVFTTSLIMRFGQEAEVLAWSMVFLFQPISCVFYPMDVLPVWLRGVAWMNPAAHVFEGMRGLLATHVAPLTSLSLASGLNLFYLGAVILWFHHTFNVCKERGSLVRVGE
- a CDS encoding cytochrome c3 family protein produces the protein MMRKTPAIVFGAILAGALAIGGVAVPLTNHPKFCASCHTIQPAYERWLQSSHKEVECVACHVRPGVVGWLQDKAWHGTRDVAIYLFGTPTEPHNLQAHIDSAVCLGCHRNILRVSEIATRDLPAPVNDVGLIMSHRKHMAAFDQRKQGEGCTTCHGAVVHEKPIKGYPIVIPRGHVSADSRPWKPEHPEGSVLHKRAQADCFRCHDNKTEYEGRVLSRKCETCHLPEKLTEFLSF